The proteins below are encoded in one region of Limnochorda pilosa:
- a CDS encoding glycoside hydrolase family 172 protein — MTVPRIGSSLRELSVMRHGRRRRVSSFDRTGGNRDWLTIRAGEQAEIATIEGAGCITHIWMTTAPESGVAEAYLPRRLVLRFYWDREEHPSVEAPYGDFFGMGHGLTRNYASAALSMGPENGAAMNCFFPMPFADGARLHVHNESSQDVKFYYYIDYEAYDALPADELRFHAMWRRELTQGIDDRTVDNAFYCFGGKNTTGEGNYTLLEARGRGHYVGCNLNIHNLRFTREWNWYGEGDDMIFVDGEPWPPSLHGTGTEDYFCTAWCPQQEVQTLYYGILLGGGPNWSGKVTLYRYHIVDPITFNESIRVTIEHGHANHRSDDYSSTAYWYQTEPHLAFLPLPPVADRLPLESISLVDFPESL, encoded by the coding sequence ATGACGGTGCCGAGGATCGGTTCTTCGTTGCGTGAGTTGTCGGTCATGCGCCACGGTAGGCGGCGACGCGTCTCCAGTTTCGATCGAACGGGTGGCAACCGGGACTGGCTGACCATCCGGGCGGGGGAGCAGGCTGAGATCGCTACCATCGAGGGCGCCGGGTGCATCACCCACATCTGGATGACGACCGCACCCGAGTCGGGCGTCGCGGAAGCCTATCTTCCGCGCCGGCTGGTGCTTCGCTTCTACTGGGACAGGGAGGAGCATCCCAGCGTCGAGGCTCCCTACGGCGACTTCTTCGGCATGGGACACGGGCTGACGCGGAACTACGCCTCCGCGGCCCTGAGCATGGGGCCCGAGAACGGCGCGGCCATGAACTGCTTCTTCCCGATGCCCTTTGCCGATGGCGCGCGGCTTCACGTGCACAACGAGAGCAGCCAGGACGTCAAGTTCTACTACTACATCGACTACGAAGCGTACGACGCCCTTCCTGCCGACGAGCTCCGCTTTCACGCCATGTGGCGGCGAGAGCTGACCCAGGGGATCGACGATCGAACGGTGGACAACGCCTTCTACTGCTTCGGCGGCAAAAACACCACGGGCGAGGGCAACTACACGCTGCTTGAGGCTCGGGGGCGGGGCCACTACGTGGGGTGCAACCTCAACATCCACAACCTGCGCTTCACCCGCGAGTGGAACTGGTACGGCGAAGGCGACGACATGATCTTCGTCGACGGAGAGCCCTGGCCGCCGTCGCTGCACGGTACCGGGACCGAGGACTACTTCTGCACCGCCTGGTGCCCCCAGCAGGAGGTCCAGACCCTCTACTACGGCATCCTCCTGGGCGGGGGTCCCAACTGGAGTGGAAAGGTCACCCTGTACCGGTATCACATCGTCGACCCCATCACCTTCAACGAGTCGATCCGAGTCACCATCGAGCACGGTCACGCCAACCACCGGAGCGACGACTACTCGAGCACGGCCTACTGGTACCAGACCGAGCCGCACCTCGCGTTTCTGCCGCTGCCGCCGGTGGCGGATCGCCTACCGCTGGAAAGCATTTCCCTGGTTGACTTCCCGGAGTCTCTGTGA
- a CDS encoding L-fucose/L-arabinose isomerase family protein: protein MARRPKVGILTFSDGRAYAHEPQIQENKAYEERLRRKLVEAGVDVVTGELVWSNETAVAEARKLQVAGVEATIFNYAVWAFPQFSVVASRFAPGPYLLFGQVNPAKPGMVAVLAAAGALDQMGVRYRRVFGEIEEAPVFQQVLSFVRGAHAVASLRGETYGLFGGRAIGINTAVAPTDLWAEQFGIDVEHVDQWEIVRRATELAGNARVERAQRWLEGHVKQVHYDGQQLTPEKLRLQIASYDVLREIIAEKSFHFVGIKSQPELTEHFVTMDVAEAFLNDPYDWDGPHDPIVCATEADMDAALTMEVFKHATGSPVLFADVRHYFKEHGLFDLVNSGAHATYFAGRSLDPETNLRNVELKPQDFFFPAGGASVFHVAQPGPVTLARLTRERRQYRMHVVRGEFVRLDPDVEARLITQVQDNWPHAFVRLACSADTFLQSFPANHIHGVYGDWVPELLTFCWHLGIEPVVVA, encoded by the coding sequence GTGGCACGCAGGCCGAAGGTCGGTATCTTGACGTTCTCTGACGGCCGTGCCTACGCGCACGAGCCGCAGATCCAGGAGAACAAGGCCTACGAGGAGAGGCTCCGCCGGAAGCTCGTCGAGGCGGGCGTCGATGTGGTAACGGGGGAGCTCGTCTGGTCCAATGAGACGGCCGTGGCCGAGGCCCGCAAGCTGCAGGTCGCAGGGGTGGAAGCGACCATCTTCAACTACGCGGTCTGGGCCTTCCCGCAGTTCTCGGTGGTGGCGTCCCGCTTTGCACCAGGGCCCTACCTGCTCTTCGGGCAGGTCAACCCGGCGAAGCCCGGTATGGTCGCGGTCCTGGCCGCCGCCGGAGCCCTGGATCAGATGGGCGTCCGCTACCGGCGCGTCTTCGGCGAGATCGAGGAGGCGCCGGTGTTCCAGCAGGTGTTGAGCTTCGTGCGGGGAGCCCATGCGGTCGCCTCGTTGCGCGGCGAGACGTACGGGCTCTTCGGCGGCCGTGCCATCGGCATCAACACGGCCGTGGCGCCGACGGACCTCTGGGCGGAGCAGTTCGGGATCGACGTGGAACACGTCGATCAGTGGGAGATCGTTCGCAGGGCAACAGAGCTTGCGGGTAACGCCAGGGTCGAGAGGGCACAACGGTGGCTGGAGGGCCACGTGAAGCAAGTCCACTACGATGGCCAGCAGCTCACTCCCGAGAAGCTGCGCCTCCAGATCGCGAGCTACGACGTCCTACGGGAGATCATCGCCGAGAAGAGCTTTCACTTCGTGGGCATCAAGAGCCAGCCGGAGCTCACCGAGCACTTCGTCACCATGGATGTGGCAGAGGCGTTCCTCAATGACCCGTACGACTGGGACGGTCCCCATGACCCCATCGTCTGTGCAACGGAGGCGGACATGGACGCCGCGCTTACGATGGAAGTCTTCAAGCACGCAACGGGGTCGCCGGTCCTCTTCGCGGATGTCCGCCACTACTTCAAGGAGCACGGCCTCTTCGACCTGGTGAACTCCGGCGCCCACGCGACCTACTTCGCCGGCCGGAGCCTCGACCCTGAGACGAACCTGCGGAACGTGGAGCTGAAGCCCCAGGACTTCTTCTTCCCGGCCGGCGGCGCCTCGGTCTTCCATGTGGCGCAGCCCGGACCCGTGACCCTGGCCCGGCTAACCCGCGAGCGACGCCAGTACCGGATGCACGTCGTTCGAGGGGAGTTCGTGCGGCTGGATCCGGACGTGGAGGCCCGGCTCATCACGCAGGTGCAGGACAACTGGCCCCACGCGTTCGTACGGCTCGCGTGCAGCGCCGACACGTTCCTGCAAAGCTTCCCGGCCAACCATATCCACGGGGTGTATGGAGATTGGGTGCCCGAGCTCCTCACCTTCTGCTGGCACCTGGGGATCGAGCCCGTGGTCGTCGCCTAG
- a CDS encoding LacI family DNA-binding transcriptional regulator yields MATIKDVARAAGVSPSTVSRVVRNSGYVSEEARAAVLAAVERLDYHPNAVARSMTQQRTHTIGVVISDIANPFFPSVVRGMDDVAQSNGYKLIVCNSDEDPAKERDFVRVLLSRQVDGLIVASTGGALHELAAAMNDGVPVVLLDRFLRLPGADAVGIDNIDAAHRAVRHLLELGHRRIGIILGPNHVQTSKARLAGYLKALRAYGVPPDPALQRTGDFKEAGGYNHTQALLALEPRPTALFTTNNLTTTGALMALREAGVTIPDQMAIVGFDDMPWARIVRPALTVVEQPTYLLGTTAAQLLFARLNGRETSPVGRIVQLEANLVVRESCGARQHRSIDQQGHASSAARAR; encoded by the coding sequence TTGGCCACCATCAAGGACGTGGCACGCGCGGCGGGCGTCTCACCTTCGACGGTGTCACGCGTCGTCCGCAACAGCGGATACGTGTCCGAGGAGGCCCGGGCGGCGGTCCTCGCCGCGGTCGAGCGACTGGATTACCACCCCAACGCCGTCGCCCGCAGCATGACCCAACAGCGAACGCACACGATCGGCGTCGTCATCTCAGACATCGCCAACCCCTTCTTCCCTTCCGTGGTCAGGGGTATGGACGACGTCGCCCAGAGCAACGGCTACAAGCTGATCGTCTGTAACAGCGACGAGGACCCGGCCAAGGAACGGGATTTCGTCCGGGTGTTGCTCAGCCGGCAGGTGGACGGCCTCATCGTCGCCAGCACGGGCGGGGCCCTCCACGAGCTGGCCGCGGCCATGAACGACGGCGTGCCGGTCGTGCTCCTGGACCGCTTCCTGCGCCTTCCTGGCGCCGACGCGGTAGGCATCGACAACATCGACGCCGCCCACCGGGCGGTGCGCCACCTGCTGGAGCTCGGCCACCGGCGGATCGGCATCATCTTGGGCCCGAACCACGTCCAGACCTCCAAGGCCCGGCTCGCCGGCTACCTGAAGGCCCTGCGGGCGTATGGTGTCCCGCCGGATCCGGCGCTCCAGCGCACAGGCGACTTCAAGGAGGCCGGCGGTTACAACCACACTCAGGCCCTTCTCGCCCTCGAACCCAGGCCCACCGCCCTTTTCACCACCAACAACCTCACGACCACCGGAGCCCTCATGGCGCTGCGCGAAGCCGGGGTCACCATCCCCGATCAGATGGCCATCGTGGGCTTCGACGACATGCCCTGGGCCCGCATCGTCCGCCCTGCTCTGACGGTGGTGGAGCAGCCGACCTACCTGTTGGGCACCACGGCCGCCCAGCTGCTCTTCGCCCGGCTCAACGGCCGGGAGACGTCGCCGGTGGGGCGGATCGTGCAGCTGGAGGCGAACCTCGTGGTGCGCGAATCGTGTGGGGCGCGCCAGCACCGGTCGATCGACCAACAGGGTCACGCGTCCTCGGCGGCGCGTGCTCGATAA
- a CDS encoding FGGY-family carbohydrate kinase: protein MEHLIGLDIGTQGTKAVVVRRDGRVLGSSYVGYDVDQPRPLWAEQWPDVWLDASYQAIRDVLDRSGAAPSEVAGLAISSLYGGSGIPVDRDLQPLAPCLIWMDRRASAEVRWVQEHVDLERLYRITSNTVDSYYGFTKILWIKNNLPDVWEKTHLFLPPNAYVIHRLTGEVAIDHTSAGNLGGLYDVHRRAWSEEMAEALGIPLGLMPQRIVASQDVVGRVTAEAARATGLTEGTPVVAGGVDAPVATLSAGAFREGHHVAMVGTSMCWGFITDRTNLTPALVSYPHVVDPMHTLYTFGGAATAGAVVRWFRDVLGRPEKEAAERLGVDAYSLLELESMQVPAGSDGLLVLPYFMGERSPIWDGNARGTVLGLSLYHSKAHLYKAFMEGVAFALRHNMESAPGVDLDREMILVGGAAKSMVWPQIFADVTGFPVRTVEQDVEAPLGDALLAGLGTGVVDHPEALLGWLTYREPVRPREELKPLYDHLFEEYKALYTSLKGNMARLYGA from the coding sequence ATGGAGCACCTCATCGGTCTCGACATCGGAACCCAGGGGACCAAGGCGGTGGTGGTCCGACGCGACGGCCGTGTGCTCGGCTCGAGCTACGTAGGCTACGACGTGGATCAGCCCCGGCCCCTCTGGGCCGAGCAGTGGCCCGACGTCTGGCTCGACGCCTCCTACCAAGCGATCCGCGACGTGCTGGACCGTTCGGGCGCGGCGCCGTCGGAGGTGGCTGGCCTCGCGATCAGCAGCCTCTACGGCGGCTCGGGGATTCCCGTGGATCGGGACCTCCAGCCCCTGGCCCCCTGCCTCATCTGGATGGACCGGCGCGCTTCGGCGGAGGTGCGCTGGGTGCAGGAGCACGTGGACCTGGAACGCCTCTACCGGATCACCAGCAACACGGTGGACTCTTACTACGGTTTCACAAAGATCCTGTGGATCAAGAACAACCTGCCCGACGTCTGGGAGAAGACCCACCTCTTCCTGCCGCCCAACGCGTACGTGATTCACCGGCTCACGGGGGAGGTGGCCATCGACCACACCTCCGCCGGCAACCTGGGCGGCCTCTACGACGTTCACCGGCGGGCCTGGAGCGAGGAGATGGCCGAGGCGTTGGGGATCCCCCTGGGGCTGATGCCGCAGCGGATCGTGGCCTCGCAGGACGTCGTCGGACGGGTCACCGCTGAGGCGGCGCGCGCCACAGGGCTTACGGAGGGCACCCCGGTGGTGGCCGGCGGCGTCGACGCCCCCGTGGCGACCCTCAGCGCCGGCGCCTTCCGTGAAGGCCACCACGTGGCCATGGTGGGCACCTCCATGTGCTGGGGCTTCATCACCGACCGGACCAACCTCACGCCCGCCCTGGTGAGCTACCCGCACGTCGTGGATCCCATGCACACCCTCTACACCTTCGGTGGCGCGGCGACGGCCGGCGCCGTGGTCCGGTGGTTCCGGGACGTCCTGGGCCGGCCCGAGAAGGAGGCCGCCGAGCGCCTGGGGGTGGACGCCTACTCCCTGCTCGAGCTTGAGTCCATGCAGGTCCCGGCGGGCTCGGACGGTCTCCTGGTCCTCCCGTACTTCATGGGCGAGCGCTCGCCCATCTGGGACGGAAACGCCCGGGGTACCGTTCTGGGGCTGAGCCTCTACCACTCCAAGGCCCACCTCTACAAGGCGTTCATGGAGGGTGTGGCCTTCGCCTTGCGCCACAACATGGAGAGTGCTCCAGGGGTGGACCTCGACCGCGAGATGATCCTGGTGGGCGGGGCGGCCAAGTCCATGGTCTGGCCCCAGATCTTCGCCGACGTCACCGGCTTCCCGGTGCGTACCGTGGAGCAGGACGTGGAGGCGCCGCTGGGCGACGCCCTGCTGGCGGGCCTGGGAACCGGCGTGGTCGACCACCCCGAGGCCTTGCTGGGCTGGCTCACCTACCGGGAACCCGTGCGGCCCCGGGAAGAGCTGAAGCCGCTCTACGACCACCTCTTCGAGGAGTACAAGGCGCTCTATACCAGCCTCAAGGGCAACATGGCGCGGCTCTACGGGGCGTGA
- a CDS encoding bifunctional 2',3'-cyclic-nucleotide 2'-phosphodiesterase/3'-nucleotidase, with the protein MELRWRRRLAGVLVALALLVSFSSVAGASELVLMATTDIHANIYPWDYYGNRPDESVGLAKIYTLVKQIRAEHPNTLLVDDGDLIQGSPLASYLVNVKPPDLGEVHPIIDVLNRMGFDAAAIGNHEFNFGLPYAENVFAGAAFPILSANVYEPGTREPHFTPYVILERSLDGKPIKIGLIGFTPPQIMVWDRGNLTGKVEAGSIVDAARRFVPDMKAQGADLIVALAHTGAYPGASTAPGALAENAAFALAQTVPGIDVIVVGHSHQEIPGKGLPDHPDGQVNGVQLVQPSFWGKALGVVTLDLEAGSDGWRVTAKKAELLPVKEVQPAPEVVAWARPVHEATVAYVTSPIGETLVPISSRASQLTDTAVIQLINDVQRQYVQEHLKGTEYERLPVLSAAAPFKSGYGGETDFTDIPSGGVTIGDVASMYIYDNTLKAIKVTGADLKAWLEHASRKFNQISPGHGDQPLFTSWPGYNFDQIDGIGYRIDATQPEGQRIVDLTFQGRPVAPDQAFVLATNNYRADGGGGFPATGEKAQVVFDPQIASRQLIVEAISRAGTINPTPDHNWSLVPNYLDHPQAAYVYPLVDRGIYVGDLQGRLALDAPLTRGVWAGMVKRGLGLDLAVDQPGAPVTAADAARDLGGYVGDELLAGDADQTLTQADAAQLLAGILAAQSVLVGR; encoded by the coding sequence GTGGAGTTGCGCTGGCGGAGACGCCTGGCGGGGGTTCTCGTTGCGCTCGCGCTGCTGGTCTCCTTCTCCTCGGTCGCCGGAGCGTCGGAGCTGGTCCTCATGGCCACCACGGACATCCACGCCAACATTTACCCCTGGGACTACTACGGGAACCGGCCGGACGAAAGCGTGGGGTTGGCCAAGATCTACACCCTGGTGAAACAGATCCGGGCGGAACACCCGAACACACTCCTGGTCGACGACGGCGACCTCATCCAGGGCTCGCCCCTGGCCTCGTACCTGGTGAACGTAAAGCCGCCGGACCTGGGCGAGGTTCACCCGATCATCGACGTGCTGAACCGCATGGGCTTCGACGCGGCAGCCATCGGAAACCACGAGTTCAACTTCGGCCTGCCCTACGCCGAGAACGTCTTTGCCGGCGCCGCCTTCCCCATCCTTTCGGCCAACGTCTATGAGCCGGGAACCCGAGAGCCCCACTTCACCCCCTACGTGATCCTGGAGCGGAGCCTGGATGGCAAGCCCATCAAGATCGGGCTGATCGGTTTCACCCCGCCCCAGATCATGGTGTGGGACCGGGGCAACCTGACCGGCAAGGTGGAGGCCGGCAGCATCGTGGACGCCGCCCGCCGGTTCGTTCCCGACATGAAGGCGCAGGGTGCCGACCTGATCGTCGCCCTGGCCCACACGGGGGCCTATCCGGGCGCCTCCACCGCTCCGGGCGCGCTCGCCGAGAACGCCGCCTTCGCCCTGGCCCAGACCGTTCCCGGCATCGACGTGATCGTGGTGGGCCACTCCCACCAGGAGATCCCTGGAAAGGGCTTACCCGACCATCCCGACGGCCAGGTAAACGGCGTCCAGCTCGTTCAGCCCAGCTTCTGGGGGAAGGCCCTGGGCGTGGTGACCCTGGATCTCGAGGCGGGCTCAGACGGGTGGCGGGTGACGGCCAAGAAGGCGGAACTGCTGCCCGTCAAAGAGGTCCAGCCGGCGCCGGAGGTCGTCGCGTGGGCCCGCCCCGTCCACGAGGCCACCGTGGCCTACGTCACCAGCCCCATCGGTGAAACGCTGGTGCCCATCAGCAGCCGGGCCAGCCAGCTTACCGACACTGCCGTGATCCAGCTCATCAACGACGTCCAGCGGCAGTACGTGCAAGAGCACCTGAAGGGCACAGAGTACGAGCGCCTGCCCGTGCTCTCGGCCGCCGCGCCCTTCAAGAGCGGGTACGGCGGTGAGACCGACTTCACCGACATCCCGTCTGGCGGAGTCACCATCGGCGACGTGGCCTCCATGTACATCTACGACAACACCCTCAAGGCCATCAAGGTCACCGGGGCGGATCTGAAAGCGTGGCTTGAGCACGCGTCCAGGAAGTTCAACCAGATCTCCCCGGGCCATGGCGATCAGCCGCTCTTCACAAGCTGGCCGGGCTACAACTTCGACCAGATCGATGGCATCGGGTATCGCATCGACGCGACCCAGCCCGAGGGCCAGCGGATCGTGGACCTCACCTTCCAGGGCCGGCCCGTCGCGCCGGACCAGGCCTTCGTCCTGGCCACCAACAACTACCGGGCCGACGGCGGCGGTGGCTTCCCCGCCACGGGCGAGAAGGCTCAGGTGGTCTTCGACCCCCAGATCGCCAGCCGTCAGCTCATCGTGGAGGCCATCTCCAGGGCGGGTACCATCAACCCCACCCCGGACCACAACTGGTCCCTGGTGCCCAACTACCTGGACCATCCCCAGGCTGCCTACGTCTACCCGCTGGTGGATCGCGGCATCTACGTGGGGGACCTGCAGGGACGCCTCGCCCTGGACGCGCCGCTCACCCGCGGGGTCTGGGCGGGCATGGTGAAGCGGGGGCTGGGCCTTGACCTCGCTGTGGACCAGCCCGGCGCCCCCGTGACGGCCGCGGACGCCGCCCGCGATCTCGGAGGTTACGTGGGCGACGAGCTCCTGGCCGGTGACGCCGATCAGACCCTCACCCAGGCCGACGCCGCCCAGCTCCTGGCCGGCATTCTGGCCGCCCAGTCGGTGCTGGTGGGCCGCTGA
- a CDS encoding HAD family hydrolase: MPAAIFDMDGVLIISNPAHLQAWKEYGGRHGLEISDEMYYRAFSGRRNDEGLEELFPGRFTREERLQLSEAKEAYYREHFAPKLQPVPGVVELVRALADRRVPLALATSGPRENAELILRQLGLRDLFGVLVAGFDVPAAKPDPAIFLEAARQLGTPPAECVVFEDSPAGVEAASRAGARCVAVTTSDRAETLRDRGAHLVVDDFTHLDVDGLLGSNGVLPR, from the coding sequence TTGCCAGCGGCAATCTTCGACATGGACGGCGTCCTCATCATCAGCAACCCCGCCCACCTGCAGGCGTGGAAGGAGTACGGCGGGCGGCATGGCCTCGAGATCTCCGACGAGATGTACTACCGTGCGTTTTCCGGCCGGCGGAACGACGAGGGGCTGGAGGAACTCTTCCCTGGCCGATTCACCCGCGAAGAGCGGCTGCAGCTCTCCGAGGCGAAGGAAGCCTACTACCGGGAGCACTTCGCCCCCAAGCTTCAGCCCGTGCCGGGGGTGGTGGAGCTGGTCCGGGCCCTGGCGGACCGGCGCGTGCCCCTGGCCCTGGCCACTTCGGGACCGCGGGAGAACGCGGAACTGATCCTCCGGCAGCTGGGTCTCCGGGACCTCTTCGGGGTGCTGGTGGCCGGCTTCGACGTACCGGCGGCCAAGCCGGATCCCGCCATCTTCTTGGAGGCAGCCCGGCAGCTCGGCACCCCGCCTGCGGAGTGCGTCGTCTTCGAGGACAGCCCGGCGGGCGTGGAGGCGGCCTCCCGCGCCGGCGCGCGCTGCGTGGCCGTGACCACCAGCGACCGGGCCGAGACCCTCCGCGACCGGGGCGCCCACCTGGTCGTGGACGACTTCACCCACCTGGACGTCGACGGGTTGCTGGGATCCAATGGAGTCCTGCCTCGCTGA